One region of Exiguobacterium acetylicum genomic DNA includes:
- the tagD gene encoding glycerol-3-phosphate cytidylyltransferase, with amino-acid sequence MKKVITYGTFDLLHWGHINILKRAKEMGDYLIVAISTDEFNRLKHKQSYHNFENRKMILEAIRYVDEVIPENSWDQKVEDVKKHDVDLFVMGDDWKGEFDFLKEHCEVVYLSRTEGISTSQIKTELASK; translated from the coding sequence ATGAAGAAGGTTATTACGTACGGAACATTTGATTTACTGCACTGGGGTCATATCAACATCTTGAAACGCGCAAAAGAGATGGGCGATTACCTCATCGTCGCGATTTCGACAGACGAATTCAATCGTTTAAAACATAAACAGTCTTACCATAACTTTGAGAATCGGAAGATGATCCTTGAAGCCATCCGTTATGTGGATGAAGTTATTCCAGAAAACAGCTGGGATCAAAAAGTAGAAGATGTGAAAAAACATGATGTTGATCTCTTCGTCATGGGTGACGACTGGAAAGGCGAGTTCGACTTCTTGAAAGAGCACTGTGAAGTCGTTTACCTCAGTCGGACTGAAGGCATCTCTACAAGCCAGATTAAAACGGAATTAGCTTCGAAGTGA
- a CDS encoding CDP-glycerol glycerophosphotransferase family protein: MKVVREGIVWVYLLLFRICYGVFRWLPLRPVTLFWMTYGDNAKPVNDRLAQELPSEKRYLVYDHHFMKQPDLWKSDRTLRFRRLRFVRLAYLLATSRTVFVDNYVAEFSVATTRRGTRRIQLWHAAGTLKQFGLTSSKSLFVSERVRNRFRRVYQEYGDFIVPGMRCATQFMAPHDLKRSHFKPFGMPRTDYWFDEEQRKQKTLELRKQYAKTDRRILLYAPTYREYKGTEDHTIQQFERLAQAGWTILVKLHPTIRSLSTYRSSHIHLLDDTYQINDYLLITDVLVTDYSSIPFESCLLNIPAFLYTPDIDTYRQLPGLVDQYPQPLPVRQTERMEQLMEWITSDVILEECRQHMQKFQQNWYDQTPGQAVNRIVDHYYDINP; the protein is encoded by the coding sequence ATGAAAGTGGTTAGAGAAGGAATCGTATGGGTCTATTTATTGTTGTTTCGTATTTGTTATGGTGTCTTTCGATGGCTACCGCTTCGACCAGTCACTTTGTTTTGGATGACGTATGGTGATAACGCAAAACCTGTTAATGATCGCTTAGCGCAGGAATTGCCAAGTGAGAAACGGTATCTGGTATATGATCATCATTTCATGAAGCAGCCGGATCTGTGGAAGTCAGATCGGACTCTTCGCTTTCGTCGTTTACGATTCGTTCGGTTAGCGTATTTGCTTGCGACCTCCCGGACGGTCTTCGTCGATAATTATGTCGCAGAATTCAGTGTCGCAACAACGCGACGAGGAACACGACGTATCCAGCTATGGCATGCGGCAGGAACATTAAAGCAGTTTGGACTGACCTCCTCCAAAAGTCTGTTCGTATCGGAGCGAGTACGAAATCGTTTTCGACGTGTTTATCAGGAATATGGTGATTTCATCGTGCCAGGGATGCGCTGTGCGACACAGTTCATGGCACCACACGACTTAAAACGATCTCATTTTAAACCATTCGGCATGCCACGAACGGACTATTGGTTTGATGAGGAGCAACGAAAACAGAAAACACTGGAATTAAGAAAACAATACGCAAAGACTGATCGTCGGATCTTATTGTATGCACCGACATACCGGGAATACAAAGGGACAGAAGATCATACGATTCAACAGTTCGAACGACTTGCTCAAGCGGGATGGACGATTCTCGTTAAATTACATCCAACGATTCGGTCTCTTTCTACCTATCGTTCTAGCCACATCCATCTTTTGGACGATACGTATCAGATCAATGATTACTTGCTGATCACTGATGTGCTCGTAACTGATTATTCTTCGATTCCATTTGAAAGCTGTCTCCTTAACATTCCAGCGTTCTTGTATACACCGGACATCGACACATACCGACAACTACCAGGGCTCGTGGATCAGTATCCGCAACCGCTACCTGTCCGCCAGACAGAACGGATGGAGCAGTTGATGGAGTGGATCACGTCTGATGTGATACTTGAAGAATGTCGTCAACACATGCAGAAGTTCCAACAGAACTGGTATGATCAGACGCCGGGTCAAGCAGTCAATCGAATTGTTGATCATTACTATGATATAAATCCATGA
- a CDS encoding Crp/Fnr family transcriptional regulator → MDMLTCGTTEANTFVLSPETRTLLESFMTETTFKKDSIVCWEGEMNDKLFYVKQGGVKLSKLTKKGSPLLMFLYFKGDLFGEFDVGEAFPSSYSIETMEDSIIGFLSKNQLEELMKKDGAFALEIMRWQALMRKQTETKLRDLLLFGKPGALASTLLRLIAMEGEQVGETYRLAKRPSDGEFGQLIGAPRETVNRMFSQWKKEGVISMTAKEIIIHDPQYLRDLCHCEGCPAGVCRI, encoded by the coding sequence ATGGATATGCTAACTTGTGGAACGACTGAAGCCAATACGTTCGTCTTATCACCCGAAACGCGAACGTTGCTTGAGAGCTTCATGACAGAAACGACGTTCAAAAAGGATTCCATTGTCTGTTGGGAAGGGGAAATGAACGATAAGTTGTTTTATGTGAAACAAGGAGGCGTCAAGCTATCGAAGTTGACGAAAAAAGGCAGTCCATTACTCATGTTTTTATATTTCAAAGGAGATTTGTTTGGCGAATTTGATGTGGGAGAAGCTTTTCCGAGTTCTTACAGTATTGAAACGATGGAAGATAGCATCATCGGATTCTTATCGAAAAACCAATTAGAAGAGCTCATGAAAAAAGATGGTGCCTTTGCGCTTGAGATCATGCGATGGCAAGCATTAATGCGGAAGCAAACGGAAACGAAATTACGTGACTTACTACTGTTTGGAAAACCAGGGGCATTAGCTTCGACGTTACTTCGCTTGATTGCGATGGAAGGGGAACAAGTAGGAGAAACGTATCGTCTTGCGAAGCGACCATCCGACGGTGAATTTGGTCAATTGATCGGTGCACCACGTGAAACCGTTAATCGTATGTTTTCTCAGTGGAAAAAAGAAGGGGTCATTTCGATGACAGCAAAAGAAATCATCATTCACGATCCGCAATATCTACGGGATCTGTGTCATTGTGAAGGGTGTCCAGCAGGGGTTTGTCGAATTTAA
- a CDS encoding cytochrome c oxidase subunit II, which produces MHIHRLEKIWLIFGVAMLAVFLTIIGVSAFASGNQPPSDATLIDPTKVDQTKPFDKPGLKKIDDDRYEAVIVSQAFQFTPKDMVIPKGATVDFLVTSKDVVHGFEIVKTNVNMMVVPGHINSIEYTFKEAGEYLVVCNEYCGNAHHMMTTKIKVVE; this is translated from the coding sequence ATGCACATTCATCGTTTAGAAAAAATCTGGCTGATCTTCGGAGTAGCGATGCTAGCGGTCTTCTTGACCATCATCGGTGTATCCGCTTTTGCATCGGGGAATCAACCACCATCCGATGCGACATTGATTGATCCGACGAAAGTCGATCAGACGAAACCGTTTGATAAGCCAGGACTAAAAAAGATTGATGATGATCGATACGAAGCGGTCATCGTTTCACAAGCTTTTCAGTTTACACCAAAAGATATGGTCATACCTAAAGGGGCGACGGTCGATTTTCTCGTGACATCGAAGGACGTCGTTCATGGATTCGAAATCGTTAAGACGAACGTCAACATGATGGTCGTTCCCGGTCATATCAATTCGATTGAGTATACGTTCAAAGAGGCTGGCGAGTATCTCGTCGTCTGTAATGAATACTGTGGAAATGCTCATCATATGATGACAACGAAAATCAAGGTGGTGGAATAA
- a CDS encoding b(o/a)3-type cytochrome-c oxidase subunit 1, which translates to MNAISNKLRQFEMERGLPATVIGVKEAKLAFAHVSFSLVALLIGGLCGLLQTMVRTGVIPEIAGIGYYELLTAHGLMLAIVFTTLFIFGLLFSFLGQSFGRFEEFPRRLGWVGFWFMILGVVLVTWMVLAGEASVLYTFYAPLKAHPVFYIGLVIFVVGTWIASGAMFRMYADYKREHPGVHPPLQAYMSIMTALLWVVATLGVAATILFQLLPLSLGWTDKVGIELSRTLFWYFGHPLVYFWLLPAYIVWYTVIPKIVGGKIFSDALARMSFLLFLLFSFPVGFHHQLLEPGISAFWKYVQVVLTFLVIIPSLMTAFSMFATFELAGRRKGATGIFGWVKKMPYRDVRFLAPFIGMLFFIPAGAGGVINASHQLNIIVHNTLWVTGHFHITVGAAVALTFFGTAYWLVPLLRGRTLTAAMNRLGLIQTAAWTIGMLFMSTAMHISGLLGNPRRTGPATYFKDSIVADWIPYHVAMAIGGTILFISILLFLYAMFQLAFRAPKGTEEFPIAETEEEAMATPFFFENWKLWIFVTFALIAFAYTVPIWHMIENAPPGAPGWRLW; encoded by the coding sequence ATGAATGCTATTTCAAACAAACTAAGACAGTTCGAGATGGAGCGTGGTCTACCCGCTACCGTCATCGGAGTCAAGGAAGCAAAACTGGCCTTCGCACATGTTAGTTTTTCACTTGTCGCCTTATTGATCGGTGGTCTATGTGGATTACTACAAACGATGGTACGGACAGGTGTCATTCCAGAAATCGCTGGAATCGGATACTATGAGCTTCTGACTGCACACGGATTGATGCTTGCCATCGTCTTTACGACGTTATTCATTTTTGGATTATTGTTCTCATTTTTAGGTCAATCGTTCGGACGCTTCGAAGAGTTTCCGCGACGTCTCGGATGGGTCGGGTTCTGGTTCATGATTCTTGGTGTCGTCCTCGTCACGTGGATGGTGCTTGCAGGTGAAGCTTCCGTCCTCTATACATTCTATGCACCACTCAAGGCACATCCTGTATTTTATATCGGACTCGTCATCTTCGTCGTTGGAACGTGGATCGCGTCTGGTGCGATGTTCCGTATGTATGCTGATTACAAGCGGGAACACCCTGGCGTTCATCCACCGCTTCAAGCCTACATGAGCATCATGACTGCCTTGTTGTGGGTGGTTGCGACACTCGGCGTAGCAGCAACGATTCTCTTTCAACTCCTTCCTTTATCTCTTGGTTGGACAGATAAGGTCGGAATCGAGCTGTCCCGAACGCTATTTTGGTACTTTGGTCATCCACTCGTCTATTTCTGGTTATTACCTGCCTACATCGTCTGGTATACGGTCATTCCAAAAATTGTTGGTGGGAAGATTTTTTCAGACGCGTTAGCACGCATGTCGTTCTTGTTATTCCTACTCTTTTCGTTCCCTGTTGGATTTCACCATCAATTGTTAGAGCCGGGGATTTCTGCTTTTTGGAAGTATGTCCAAGTCGTCTTGACATTCCTCGTCATCATCCCATCATTGATGACTGCCTTCTCGATGTTTGCGACATTCGAGCTAGCGGGTCGCCGTAAGGGAGCAACTGGCATATTTGGTTGGGTGAAGAAAATGCCATATCGCGATGTCCGGTTCCTTGCACCATTCATCGGGATGTTATTCTTCATTCCAGCAGGTGCAGGTGGTGTCATTAATGCATCGCATCAGCTGAACATCATCGTTCACAACACATTGTGGGTCACGGGACACTTTCATATCACGGTCGGTGCCGCCGTCGCACTGACGTTCTTCGGAACAGCCTACTGGCTTGTCCCGCTCTTACGTGGTCGAACGTTAACAGCAGCAATGAATCGTCTTGGACTCATCCAAACGGCTGCCTGGACGATCGGAATGCTCTTCATGTCGACGGCGATGCACATCTCAGGATTACTCGGTAATCCACGACGGACGGGACCAGCCACCTACTTCAAGGATTCAATCGTCGCTGACTGGATTCCATATCATGTCGCAATGGCGATCGGCGGAACGATTTTATTCATCTCGATTCTGCTATTCCTCTATGCGATGTTCCAACTTGCATTCCGAGCGCCAAAAGGAACGGAAGAATTTCCGATTGCTGAAACGGAAGAAGAAGCGATGGCAACGCCATTCTTCTTTGAAAATTGGAAGTTATGGATTTTCGTAACGTTCGCTTTGATTGCGTTTGCATACACGGTGCCGATTTGGCATATGATTGAAAATGCCCCTCCAGGCGCTCCCGGATGGAGACTCTGGTAA
- a CDS encoding response regulator: MIRVLLVDDHEMVRAGVSAFLSTQPDIEVVAEASDGQAGALLALEHRPDVILMDLVMEPVDGVEGTRLIRKDWPEAKILVVTSFLDDEKVYPVIEAGAMSYVLKTASAFDIAEAIRKTANGQSVMAAQVTGKMMERLRRPTTHLHDDLTEREQEVLQLMARGMANQEIADELFISLKTVKTHVSNILSKLDVVDRTQAVVYAFKHNLVK, translated from the coding sequence ATGATACGCGTATTATTAGTAGATGATCACGAGATGGTCCGGGCCGGTGTGTCTGCTTTCCTTTCCACACAACCAGACATCGAGGTCGTCGCCGAAGCGTCGGATGGTCAAGCAGGAGCCTTGCTTGCGCTTGAACATCGACCGGATGTCATCTTGATGGATTTAGTAATGGAACCAGTCGATGGTGTCGAAGGAACGCGACTGATCCGTAAAGACTGGCCGGAAGCAAAGATTCTCGTCGTGACAAGTTTTCTTGATGATGAGAAAGTCTATCCTGTCATTGAAGCCGGTGCGATGAGTTATGTCTTAAAAACGGCTAGTGCCTTTGACATCGCAGAAGCGATTCGCAAGACGGCAAACGGTCAATCCGTCATGGCAGCACAAGTGACTGGTAAAATGATGGAGCGTCTTCGTCGTCCTACGACACACTTACATGATGATTTGACGGAACGTGAGCAGGAAGTTCTTCAATTGATGGCTCGTGGTATGGCGAACCAAGAAATCGCAGACGAATTATTCATTTCCTTAAAAACCGTTAAAACACACGTCTCGAACATCTTATCGAAACTCGATGTCGTAGACCGTACACAAGCTGTCGTCTATGCCTTCAAGCATAATCTCGTCAAATAA
- a CDS encoding sensor histidine kinase: MKRDQFPLGVIALQVMTGFLTAVMTTLLFLSTRQVDWHVLFVRQQDFPVLLLVIGLSLLLPLAIGSMHYFFLRRDFKRVTTAIIELEQGKDVTIVPGPYFHTLTRLSRIGKRIDEQVETVQKISTRPQHVEQVRVQAVTEERKRLARDLHDSVSQQLYAISMMTTAAKQTILSQPEAAAKQIEMVETMAQTAQSEMRSLLLQLRPVELEGMTLQQGLSQLLEELSRKQSTQLSWKLEEMSLPRQIENELFRIVQEGLTNALRHAKASHMDIELRQFNETIILSMNDDGVGFVVDEKKLASYGINSMRERTAEMGGTIRLVSVPGQGTQIEVKLRKDRMVQV, translated from the coding sequence ATGAAGCGTGATCAATTCCCGCTTGGTGTCATTGCCCTCCAAGTCATGACGGGCTTTTTGACGGCTGTCATGACAACGTTGTTATTCTTAAGTACACGACAAGTCGATTGGCATGTCCTATTCGTCCGTCAACAAGATTTCCCTGTCCTTCTACTCGTTATCGGACTCTCGTTATTACTACCGCTTGCCATCGGTAGCATGCATTACTTTTTCTTACGACGTGACTTCAAACGTGTCACGACTGCCATCATTGAACTAGAACAAGGAAAAGATGTGACGATCGTTCCGGGTCCCTACTTTCATACGTTGACGCGCTTGTCGCGGATTGGAAAACGTATCGACGAACAAGTCGAGACCGTCCAAAAAATCAGTACACGTCCGCAACATGTTGAACAAGTAAGAGTTCAAGCCGTCACGGAAGAACGAAAACGACTCGCACGTGATTTACACGATTCCGTTTCGCAACAGCTCTATGCCATCTCCATGATGACGACAGCAGCTAAACAGACGATTCTGTCTCAACCTGAAGCTGCTGCCAAACAGATTGAGATGGTCGAGACGATGGCGCAAACGGCGCAGTCTGAAATGCGCTCCCTCTTACTTCAGCTTCGCCCTGTCGAACTCGAAGGAATGACGTTACAACAAGGACTTTCTCAACTGCTCGAAGAATTATCTAGAAAGCAGTCCACACAATTGAGTTGGAAGTTAGAAGAAATGTCACTTCCACGACAAATTGAAAACGAGTTATTCCGGATCGTTCAAGAAGGATTGACGAATGCATTACGTCACGCGAAAGCGTCTCATATGGATATCGAACTCCGACAATTCAACGAAACGATCATTCTGAGCATGAATGATGATGGTGTTGGATTCGTCGTTGATGAAAAAAAACTTGCCTCTTATGGCATTAATTCGATGCGGGAACGGACGGCTGAGATGGGCGGAACGATTCGTCTCGTCAGCGTTCCGGGACAAGGAACCCAAATCGAAGTCAAACTTAGAAAAGATCGGATGGTGCAAGTATGA
- the liaF gene encoding cell wall-active antibiotics response protein LiaF: protein MRRLSTKQLVGYVSILFALGLFYDLLSGAGNVLFGVLFPFLLYYVGIHFRRRNHEKLAILFYIVGTIILAGVVLSSAAIGFVIAGILLYLGIILVTRHSVREFLFSRIAPHQYEEEGIKIQPAYSFSTQADAPYVLQDLSEQFIVKDLEIDLTHAYVPEGETLIVVSGVVGDVRILLPSGYDYTLDTSIGFGSVKTDIRRIPTFFNRRIQFRAPEYGEATRKVRIHVMLGIGNVEVSSI from the coding sequence GTGCGACGATTAAGTACGAAACAACTGGTCGGTTACGTATCGATCCTGTTCGCCCTCGGTCTGTTCTATGACCTACTGTCCGGTGCAGGAAATGTCTTGTTTGGTGTCTTATTTCCGTTCCTGCTGTATTATGTCGGGATTCATTTCCGACGACGTAATCATGAAAAATTAGCAATCCTCTTCTACATCGTCGGTACGATCATTCTTGCTGGCGTCGTCCTTAGTTCGGCTGCCATCGGTTTTGTCATTGCTGGTATCTTGCTCTATCTTGGGATCATTCTCGTGACACGACATTCTGTTCGCGAATTTTTATTTTCACGGATTGCTCCGCATCAATATGAAGAGGAAGGGATCAAGATTCAACCCGCTTACTCCTTCTCGACTCAAGCCGATGCACCGTACGTCTTACAGGATTTGAGCGAACAGTTCATCGTCAAGGATTTAGAAATCGATTTGACGCACGCTTACGTCCCGGAAGGTGAGACATTGATCGTCGTCAGTGGTGTCGTCGGGGACGTCCGAATTCTTTTACCGTCCGGCTATGACTATACACTCGACACGTCAATCGGCTTCGGAAGCGTCAAGACGGACATCCGCCGGATTCCGACTTTCTTTAATCGACGTATTCAATTCCGGGCACCAGAATACGGTGAAGCGACGCGTAAGGTTCGCATTCATGTCATGCTCGGTATTGGCAACGTGGAGGTGTCTTCGATATGA
- a CDS encoding lmo0954 family membrane protein, with translation MKQSKGKQLVMILAGLALFAVVIGTLPHMIGLGLGALLAFYSISKFMQSNKWPAKLGFGFLAAIGIGLALSNIWAVIGIAAAIALYVGYMRIKLQRVNVQDLFNRRRTSTTHFEADWKDLDEKRF, from the coding sequence ATGAAGCAATCGAAAGGAAAACAACTGGTGATGATTCTCGCCGGACTGGCGTTATTTGCCGTCGTCATCGGAACATTACCGCATATGATCGGACTTGGCTTAGGGGCGTTACTCGCGTTCTATTCGATCAGTAAGTTCATGCAATCGAACAAATGGCCAGCGAAACTCGGCTTCGGATTCCTAGCAGCCATCGGAATCGGACTTGCCCTCTCGAACATCTGGGCAGTCATCGGAATCGCAGCAGCCATCGCATTGTACGTCGGTTACATGCGTATAAAACTACAGCGTGTCAATGTTCAAGATCTCTTTAACCGTCGCCGTACATCAACGACACATTTCGAAGCAGACTGGAAAGACTTAGACGAAAAACGTTTCTAA
- the rsgA gene encoding ribosome small subunit-dependent GTPase A, whose amino-acid sequence MNEWGTPPVYETTGTERLGRITAVYQTHYRVMTETGESLSELSGKLRFQSGTKAELPAVGDWIIQTEREPGKGRIERVLPRSSQFSRKAAGTETEEQIICANVDVALLVMAFGHDFNVRRLERYLTVAWDAGVTPIIVLTKKSLMPSIETELQAVEAIAFGTPILAVDSLTGDGLEELREQLQIKQTIVLVGSSGVGKSTLVNALAGEQLMETGGVREDDERGRHTTTHRELKRLSNGLLLVDTPGMRELALWDGSDGLSSTFSDIEELAENCRFRDCEHDKEPGCAVRTALEDGTLTAERWNSFVKLKREIAYAERKQNLALQAAEKEKWKKIHKQAQAHTKVKYQKR is encoded by the coding sequence TTGAACGAATGGGGTACACCACCTGTCTACGAAACGACAGGAACAGAACGATTAGGACGGATTACAGCTGTCTATCAAACACACTATCGCGTCATGACGGAAACAGGAGAATCGCTCAGCGAACTGTCTGGTAAGTTGCGTTTTCAATCGGGAACAAAAGCTGAATTGCCGGCGGTTGGAGACTGGATCATCCAAACAGAACGAGAACCGGGGAAGGGACGGATCGAGCGTGTCTTGCCACGATCTTCTCAATTTTCCCGAAAAGCGGCAGGAACGGAGACCGAGGAACAAATCATCTGCGCGAATGTCGACGTTGCCTTGCTCGTCATGGCTTTTGGACATGACTTCAACGTCCGTCGACTGGAACGTTATTTAACGGTTGCTTGGGATGCAGGGGTGACACCAATCATCGTCCTGACGAAAAAAAGTTTGATGCCGTCGATTGAAACGGAACTGCAGGCTGTCGAAGCGATTGCGTTCGGAACACCAATCCTTGCCGTTGATTCTTTGACCGGCGACGGATTAGAGGAGTTGCGTGAACAGTTACAAATCAAGCAGACAATCGTGTTAGTTGGATCGTCCGGCGTCGGGAAGTCGACGCTCGTCAATGCTTTAGCTGGAGAACAGCTAATGGAGACGGGTGGCGTACGAGAAGACGATGAACGCGGACGTCACACGACAACACATCGCGAACTGAAACGACTATCGAACGGTCTACTGCTCGTTGATACACCGGGGATGCGAGAATTGGCCTTATGGGATGGAAGTGACGGTTTATCGTCGACGTTTTCCGATATTGAGGAGCTTGCTGAAAACTGTCGTTTCCGAGACTGTGAACATGATAAGGAACCGGGCTGTGCCGTTCGGACAGCTTTAGAAGATGGCACACTAACTGCTGAACGCTGGAATAGCTTCGTCAAGCTAAAACGAGAAATCGCTTATGCGGAACGCAAGCAAAATTTGGCGTTGCAGGCGGCGGAGAAAGAAAAGTGGAAAAAAATCCACAAGCAGGCCCAGGCGCATACGAAAGTGAAGTATCAAAAGCGATAA